The Argentina anserina chromosome 3, drPotAnse1.1, whole genome shotgun sequence genome includes a region encoding these proteins:
- the LOC126786901 gene encoding probable protein phosphatase 2C 55, with the protein MEVMGGGGEQPCQAEDLSTSFSIKKPRVESINPVDLSDGEPTRPEYVVLKERTTMKMVCGSFYLSKERRDLPIEGDDAHFICAEENIIGVADGVGGTRKKGIDSGVYARKLMNNAVKAVHNQPRISGDSNGVDLRKVLNEAYANTKDVDGSSTACIVALNNKDGKLHAVNVGDSGFMLFRNKKCIYKSEIQIRSFNCPVKLGRKAKNGPQSAVEINPIEVIPGDVIVLGTDGLLDNVWPEEIEQVLEENTIEGYVEPEHLAWTIAEQLALRNSEDVNRFSPFCFASLKVGKERIGGKVDDITVVVGHIIAT; encoded by the coding sequence ATGGAAGTTatgggaggaggaggagagcaACCTTGCCAAGCTGAAGACTTGAGTACGTCGTTCTCAATTAAGAAGCCTAGGGTTGAGAGCATCAATCCCGTCGACTTAAGCGATGGTGAACCAACTCGACCTGAGTACGTCGTTCTCAAAGAGAGAACCACTATGAAAATGGTTTGTGGGTCATTTTATTTGTCCAAAGAACGAAGAGACCTGCCGATTGAGGGCGACGATGCTCACTTCATTTGTGCAGAAGAGAACATTATAGGCGTGGCGGACGGCGTGGGTGGTACTAGGAAGAAGGGCATTGATTCCGGAGTTTACGCAAGGAAGCTCATGAACAATGCGGTCAAGGCCGTACATAATCAACCTAGGATATCAGGAGATAGTAATGGTGTTGATCTCAGGAAGGTCTTGAATGAGGCTTATGCAAACACCAAAGATGTTGATGGGTCATCAACAGCTTGCATTGTTGCGCTTAATAACAAAGATGGAAAATTGCATGCTGTGAATGTTGGGGACAGCGGTTTCATGTTGTTTAGAAACAAGAAGTGTATCTACAAGTCTGAAATACAGATACGTAGTTTTAACTGTCCTGTAAAATTGGGGAGAAAAGCAAAGAATGGTCCCCAATCTGCTGTGGAGATAAACCCGATTGAAGTTATTCCCGGAGATGTTATAGTTCTTGGGACAGATGGATTGCTGGACAATGTGTGGCCGGAAGAAATAGAGCAAGTTTTGGAGGAGAATACCATAGAAGGTTACGTGGAACCGGAGCATTTGGCCTGGACTATAGCAGAGCAGCTGGCTCTGCGGAACTCCGAGGATGTAAACAGGTTTAGTCCTTTTTGCTTTGCATCTTTGAAGGTTGGAAAGGAGCGCATAGGAGGTAAGGTCGATGATATTACTGTTGTAGTAGGTCATATTATTGCAACATAG